The following are from one region of the Leptospira yasudae genome:
- a CDS encoding sugar kinase produces the protein MKLTYYVSGHGFGHISRSMEIILYLLRSFSDLEIDLVTVREQFLTTLSLSGEDSKNVERLHVRRKQVDVGMMQKDSLSIDIRGTEASLEEFESKKSYIQISEIESCLDFETELILSDSASLPFVVADKIKVPSLFVGNFTWDFIYGGYAKESVVFEQTARTLYEEYYYATFGLLLPFACPAESLAEQKQIGLVGRRPHLSKKAAKERFELSEDRTYLLFSFGAYGVETTHFDWEKLDSEKYKIVISGATDFDLMQIPKKQRNGILKLSDLHYPDLLTACDYVITKPGYGILSEAVYANTPVLYTDRGNFPEVPYLHRSLREEIPSAFLSNEDLFSFRFEKAIAEAKRWNGNPSPLFARDGREDVKHAVSVFLKLI, from the coding sequence ATGAAACTCACCTATTACGTCAGCGGACACGGATTCGGTCATATCAGCCGATCCATGGAAATCATTTTGTATCTGCTCCGCAGTTTTTCGGATTTGGAAATCGATCTCGTTACGGTCCGCGAACAATTCTTAACGACCCTTTCCTTAAGCGGCGAAGATTCGAAAAACGTAGAGCGTCTGCACGTCCGCAGAAAGCAGGTCGACGTGGGAATGATGCAGAAGGATTCCCTTTCGATCGACATACGCGGAACCGAGGCGAGTCTCGAAGAATTCGAATCAAAAAAATCGTATATTCAAATTTCTGAAATCGAATCCTGTCTGGATTTCGAAACCGAATTGATCCTTTCCGATTCGGCTTCCTTGCCGTTCGTCGTCGCCGATAAGATCAAAGTTCCTTCCCTATTCGTGGGGAACTTCACTTGGGATTTTATCTACGGAGGCTACGCGAAAGAATCCGTCGTTTTCGAGCAGACGGCACGCACTCTCTACGAAGAATATTATTATGCGACATTCGGACTTCTTCTACCCTTTGCCTGCCCCGCGGAATCCTTAGCGGAACAAAAACAGATCGGGTTAGTGGGTCGCAGGCCGCATTTGAGTAAAAAAGCCGCGAAAGAACGTTTCGAACTTTCCGAAGACCGCACCTACCTTTTGTTTTCCTTCGGAGCATACGGAGTGGAAACGACCCATTTCGATTGGGAAAAACTCGACTCGGAAAAATATAAGATCGTGATTTCGGGTGCGACCGATTTCGATTTAATGCAGATTCCCAAAAAACAAAGAAACGGAATCCTCAAACTTTCGGATCTGCATTATCCGGATCTTTTGACCGCCTGCGATTATGTGATCACGAAACCGGGTTATGGAATCTTAAGCGAAGCTGTGTATGCAAACACGCCCGTTCTTTATACGGATCGGGGAAATTTTCCGGAGGTTCCGTATCTGCATCGATCCCTTCGCGAGGAAATCCCGTCGGCCTTTCTTTCAAACGAGGATCTGTTTTCCTTCCGGTTTGAAAAAGCGATCGCGGAAGCGAAACGCTGGAACGGAAACCCTTCTCCTTTGTTTGCGCGGGACGGAAGAGAGGACGTGAAACACGCCGTTTCAGTTTTTCTAAAACTGATCTAA
- a CDS encoding TrmH family RNA methyltransferase, with product MYLCIGETFALNEEKDISFLEITSFSNEKLKNISNLKEKKHRESSGLFFIEGYREILRASKSGKLKFQNVLYSPECFLGENEYSLIRSIGAKNIRVPKKVFEKISYRDRPDGLVATAQFFDTGLDAFQNETNAFKNSKPILVIEGVEKPGNLGTILRTAEGAGFHTVLVADPRLDLFNPNVIRASTGALFTLDVYLGETEAIYKILKKNQYRTLAVTPEAKKLYTDANLKGKIALVFGSEQYGLSPYARGNSDEYLSLPMFGEADSLNLAMSAGIVMYEVIRQVGAK from the coding sequence TTGTATCTATGTATCGGAGAGACTTTCGCTTTGAACGAAGAAAAGGACATTTCGTTTTTGGAAATCACAAGCTTTTCGAACGAGAAGCTGAAAAATATTTCCAACCTGAAGGAAAAAAAACATCGGGAATCTTCCGGTCTTTTTTTTATCGAAGGATATCGCGAAATTCTCCGCGCCTCCAAATCCGGTAAGTTGAAATTCCAAAACGTACTTTATTCTCCCGAATGTTTTTTAGGAGAAAACGAATATTCTCTTATCCGTTCGATCGGAGCCAAAAACATACGCGTCCCTAAAAAGGTTTTCGAAAAGATTTCGTATCGGGACCGGCCGGACGGACTCGTTGCGACGGCTCAATTTTTCGACACCGGACTCGACGCGTTTCAAAACGAAACGAACGCATTCAAAAATTCGAAACCGATTCTGGTGATCGAAGGAGTGGAAAAACCGGGAAATCTCGGAACGATTCTTAGAACCGCGGAAGGAGCGGGGTTTCACACCGTACTGGTAGCCGATCCTCGGCTTGACTTGTTCAATCCGAACGTGATCCGCGCTTCCACCGGAGCCTTGTTCACCCTCGACGTATATCTGGGTGAAACAGAAGCGATTTATAAAATTCTAAAGAAGAATCAATACAGAACGTTAGCCGTAACACCGGAGGCGAAAAAACTCTACACGGACGCGAACCTCAAAGGAAAAATCGCGCTCGTATTCGGTTCGGAACAATACGGACTTTCTCCGTATGCGAGAGGGAATTCCGACGAATACCTGTCCCTTCCGATGTTCGGAGAAGCGGATTCCCTCAATCTCGCCATGTCCGCGGGAATCGTAATGTACGAAGTGATCCGTCAGGTCGGCGCGAAATGA
- a CDS encoding class I SAM-dependent methyltransferase, producing the protein MKTAKKTESLEGTYALIDSGDFRKLEQIGPYTIIRPSPVSAWPATKPQLWKNVHGEYVRSDKGGGAWTWNKKVEEEFYVQILEYSIKIKFTPFGHLGIFAEQLENWKKIQKLCSQLKKEEEVLNLFAYSGISTLAVLDGGASACHLDSSKGMVDWARDNANASGLADKKVRWMVEDVLKFLKREIKRGKDYRGFILDPPTFGRGASGEVFKIEKDLPELMDLLMQLCGGKPDFIVLTCHSTGFSPLALQRILEGRIRNRGKFHLGELSIPEESGRLYPAGSNCIYVSERLSL; encoded by the coding sequence ATGAAAACTGCAAAAAAAACTGAAAGCCTCGAAGGAACATACGCTCTGATCGATTCCGGAGACTTTCGAAAACTCGAACAAATCGGACCTTATACGATCATACGCCCTTCTCCCGTTTCCGCCTGGCCCGCGACTAAACCGCAGCTCTGGAAAAACGTACACGGAGAATACGTCCGTTCCGACAAAGGCGGAGGCGCCTGGACCTGGAACAAAAAGGTGGAAGAAGAATTCTATGTGCAAATATTAGAATATTCCATTAAGATAAAATTCACTCCGTTCGGGCATCTCGGAATCTTCGCGGAACAGCTCGAAAACTGGAAAAAAATCCAGAAACTATGTTCCCAACTCAAAAAAGAGGAGGAAGTCCTGAATCTTTTCGCCTATTCGGGAATTTCCACCTTGGCCGTGTTAGACGGAGGAGCGTCCGCGTGTCACCTCGATTCCTCCAAAGGAATGGTGGATTGGGCCCGCGACAACGCGAACGCATCCGGTCTCGCGGACAAAAAGGTGCGTTGGATGGTCGAGGACGTATTGAAATTCTTGAAGCGCGAAATCAAACGCGGAAAGGATTACCGCGGTTTCATCCTCGACCCGCCCACCTTCGGAAGGGGAGCGAGCGGAGAAGTTTTCAAGATCGAAAAGGATCTTCCCGAGTTGATGGATCTTTTGATGCAGCTTTGCGGAGGCAAACCGGACTTCATCGTTCTCACCTGTCATTCCACCGGATTCAGCCCTCTCGCCTTACAAAGGATTTTGGAGGGAAGAATCCGCAACCGGGGCAAGTTCCATCTCGGAGAACTTTCCATTCCGGAAGAAAGCGGAAGACTTTACCCCGCAGGATCGAATTGTATCTATGTATCGGAGAGACTTTCGCTTTGA
- a CDS encoding citrate synthase: MAEVAILKIDGKEYELPIIVGTENEKAVDISKLRQQTGYVTLDNGYLNTGACTSAVTFLDGELGILRYRGIPIEQLAENSTFTEVAYLLIYGKLPSDAELKRWNEELTMHTLIHEDLKRLYNGFPKDGHPMAIMSSMIGSLSTYYQDSYDPENAEHRHISMIRLLAKFPTIAAFAYKKSIGQPTIHPLNSLDYCANFMNMMFSVPSEEYKVDPEIVKALNLLLILHADHEQNCSTSTVRLVGSSLANLYGAISAGICALWGPRHGGANQEVLEMLQEIQASGLPVKKIVEKAKDKNDSFRLSGFGHRVYKNFDPRAKIIKKACDSVLKRLGVQDPLLDIAKELEEAALHDPYFVERKLYPNVDFYSGIIYRALGIPVNMFTVMFAMGRLPGWIAQWKEMIESTDMKIGRPRQIYVGATETSYKDAKKKA; this comes from the coding sequence ATGGCCGAGGTAGCAATTCTGAAGATCGACGGGAAAGAATACGAACTCCCGATCATCGTAGGCACCGAAAACGAGAAGGCAGTAGACATTTCAAAACTCCGTCAGCAGACGGGATACGTAACACTGGACAACGGATATTTAAACACCGGAGCCTGCACGAGCGCGGTGACCTTTCTCGACGGAGAACTCGGAATCTTACGTTACAGAGGAATTCCGATCGAACAACTCGCGGAAAATTCCACATTCACCGAAGTCGCTTATCTTTTGATCTACGGAAAACTTCCTTCCGACGCGGAACTCAAACGCTGGAACGAAGAACTCACGATGCACACCTTGATCCACGAGGATCTCAAACGTCTTTACAACGGATTTCCGAAAGACGGTCACCCGATGGCGATCATGTCTTCGATGATCGGTTCCCTTTCCACATACTATCAGGATTCGTACGATCCGGAAAACGCGGAACACAGACATATCTCCATGATCCGTCTTCTCGCGAAGTTCCCTACGATCGCGGCGTTCGCATATAAAAAATCCATCGGACAACCTACGATTCATCCTTTGAACAGCCTCGACTACTGCGCGAACTTCATGAACATGATGTTCTCCGTTCCGAGCGAAGAATACAAAGTCGATCCTGAAATCGTAAAAGCCTTGAACCTTCTTTTGATCCTGCACGCGGACCACGAACAAAACTGTTCGACGTCTACGGTGCGTTTGGTGGGTTCCTCTCTTGCAAACCTCTACGGAGCGATCTCCGCGGGAATCTGCGCCCTCTGGGGACCGAGACACGGCGGTGCCAACCAAGAAGTTCTCGAGATGCTGCAGGAGATTCAAGCGAGCGGACTGCCCGTGAAAAAGATCGTGGAAAAAGCGAAGGACAAAAACGATTCCTTCCGTCTTTCCGGATTCGGTCACAGGGTTTATAAAAATTTCGATCCTCGCGCGAAGATCATCAAAAAGGCCTGCGACTCCGTGTTAAAACGGCTCGGGGTTCAAGATCCTTTATTAGATATCGCTAAAGAACTCGAGGAAGCGGCTCTTCACGATCCTTACTTCGTGGAAAGAAAGTTGTATCCGAACGTGGACTTCTACTCCGGAATCATCTACCGCGCCCTCGGAATTCCTGTGAACATGTTCACCGTGATGTTTGCGATGGGACGTCTTCCCGGCTGGATCGCTCAGTGGAAAGAAATGATCGAATCGACCGATATGAAAATCGGCCGTCCAAGACAGATCTACGTCGGAGCGACCGAAACTTCTTACAAAGACGCCAAGAAAAAAGCCTGA
- a CDS encoding DUF4160 domain-containing protein yields MFFACLKFDIVKNEFVPKVFESNGYKFFFFSNEGNPREPLHIHVRKGERVAKFWIEPEILLDENYGFRSQELTWIQEEIEKNRRLIQGKWNDFFNA; encoded by the coding sequence ATGTTTTTTGCTTGTTTGAAATTTGATATAGTGAAGAATGAGTTTGTGCCGAAAGTGTTCGAGAGCAATGGATACAAATTTTTCTTTTTCTCTAACGAAGGAAATCCGAGAGAACCTTTACATATCCACGTTCGCAAAGGGGAAAGAGTTGCAAAATTTTGGATCGAGCCTGAAATATTGTTGGATGAAAATTACGGATTTCGTTCTCAAGAGCTGACCTGGATTCAAGAAGAGATCGAAAAGAATCGGCGACTGATACAAGGAAAATGGAATGATTTCTTCAACGCATGA
- a CDS encoding DUF2442 domain-containing protein, which produces MISSTHEARAQKVWFDADSLWVALYDGRKLSVPLTYFPRLLRATSKQRAEVVISGGGIGLHWEEIDEDISVAGLLLGTGDQTKRFSR; this is translated from the coding sequence ATGATTTCTTCAACGCATGAAGCACGCGCACAGAAGGTCTGGTTCGACGCAGATAGTCTTTGGGTCGCTCTTTACGACGGCAGAAAACTTTCAGTACCTCTAACATACTTTCCTCGTCTTCTGCGTGCGACTTCGAAACAAAGAGCGGAAGTCGTTATCAGCGGAGGCGGAATCGGATTGCACTGGGAGGAAATCGACGAAGACATCAGCGTCGCCGGTCTGTTGTTGGGAACCGGCGATCAAACGAAACGGTTTTCCCGTTAG
- a CDS encoding lytic transglycosylase domain-containing protein yields MKKFALTSLLLFIFGNLYANDDLKYLIKSYSLQKIHRIFRERHPGTESEVYALVRYHEEHPDGSRDKKFSYLVSLLKGRMVSSPGRQDLLEILNSPLPSISIITRLSLWKLYEEAAHRKILGKEELIGLLKKFPRENDPLSQNAISEIFKIYYEAGMIQECLDFAKGFSDREQAEIFSPMIQYRYAKSLYKSGNTEKAESIFYSILEDPAVLSSVKKFILEDLQVWKGNSFYHSLTPERAALFLPHLDASEKKHLLSAKDLEKVSFSKGEAFRNTARVLAAYEPESLPNFFRRNSGLARSNPDFTAAMSRELTNQSFSGKALDLLNDSGAEKNDEVLYSYARAYKKQGNKDLYFRNLIDSLEKNPTNLIRQDELIELLTGNHENFLGDAYWKDALRKIPDLPVKGRLVYWYLRFLKKNGRTEELNSWLKSYYKHIPGSYYTRVIREEFQEEISAFPLPSNPTWNRDNLFEYLSLTAGIPELSGKILGKDLEFATQAAAFQLNVRIDNAHSKIRGNRYLQTAKEYLEVGEMAYALSLVQRYKVQQGIGENEKEEILAALGEQTATPYLTVFHTRSLMKKEKLSDDVILLPSKLAARIYPRPHRGLVSSISGNVGIDEDIVYAIMRQESFFKENAVSVSNARGLMQIMGPTGRELAKRMNLDSYSLFDPEVSIEMGARFLRYLVASNGNLQWASIAYNGGPGNLRKWKRNHYHGDFNHFLEELPVKEPRDYCRIVSSNYYNYQNLRKYKNL; encoded by the coding sequence ATGAAAAAATTCGCCCTGACCAGCCTACTCCTCTTCATTTTCGGCAACCTTTACGCAAACGATGATCTCAAATATCTGATCAAATCCTACAGCCTTCAAAAAATACACCGCATTTTTCGGGAGCGTCATCCGGGAACCGAGTCCGAGGTCTACGCCTTGGTCCGCTATCACGAGGAACATCCGGATGGAAGCCGGGACAAAAAGTTTTCTTATCTCGTTTCCCTTCTCAAAGGGAGAATGGTGTCCTCTCCGGGAAGACAGGATCTTTTGGAAATCCTGAATTCTCCGCTTCCGTCGATTTCGATCATCACGCGTCTTTCGCTTTGGAAACTCTATGAAGAAGCAGCGCATCGAAAGATTCTCGGAAAGGAAGAACTGATCGGACTTTTAAAGAAGTTTCCGAGAGAAAACGATCCCCTCTCGCAGAACGCGATCTCCGAAATTTTTAAGATTTATTACGAAGCCGGAATGATCCAGGAATGTCTGGATTTCGCGAAAGGATTCAGCGACCGCGAACAGGCCGAAATTTTTTCTCCGATGATCCAATACCGTTATGCGAAATCGCTCTACAAATCGGGGAACACCGAAAAAGCGGAATCGATCTTCTATTCGATCTTGGAAGATCCCGCGGTTTTATCTTCGGTGAAAAAATTCATCTTAGAAGATCTGCAAGTCTGGAAAGGAAATTCCTTTTATCATTCCCTCACTCCCGAACGAGCGGCCTTATTTCTTCCCCATCTGGACGCGTCCGAAAAAAAACACCTTCTCTCCGCAAAGGATTTGGAAAAGGTTTCCTTTTCCAAGGGAGAAGCCTTCCGCAATACCGCCCGCGTTCTCGCCGCTTACGAACCGGAATCGCTTCCGAACTTCTTTCGTCGCAACTCGGGACTCGCGAGATCCAATCCGGACTTTACCGCCGCGATGTCGAGAGAACTGACCAACCAAAGTTTTTCCGGCAAGGCCTTGGATTTGTTGAACGACTCTGGAGCCGAAAAGAACGACGAGGTTTTATACAGCTACGCGAGAGCGTATAAAAAACAGGGGAACAAGGATCTATATTTCAGAAATCTAATAGACTCCCTCGAAAAAAATCCCACCAATTTAATCCGACAAGACGAACTCATCGAACTTCTCACGGGAAATCACGAAAACTTTTTGGGAGACGCGTATTGGAAGGACGCGCTTCGAAAAATTCCCGATCTTCCCGTCAAAGGAAGACTCGTCTATTGGTATCTTCGTTTTTTGAAAAAGAACGGTCGGACCGAGGAACTGAATTCCTGGCTCAAGTCGTATTACAAACACATTCCGGGTTCGTATTATACGCGCGTGATCCGGGAGGAATTCCAGGAAGAGATCTCGGCCTTCCCTCTTCCTTCCAATCCGACCTGGAACCGCGACAACCTTTTCGAATATCTTTCTTTGACCGCGGGGATTCCCGAACTTTCAGGAAAGATCTTAGGAAAGGATTTGGAATTCGCGACGCAGGCAGCCGCGTTTCAATTGAACGTGCGCATCGACAACGCACATTCCAAGATTCGAGGAAACCGTTATCTTCAAACCGCAAAGGAATATCTCGAAGTCGGAGAGATGGCCTACGCCCTCTCCTTGGTGCAAAGATATAAAGTCCAACAGGGAATCGGGGAAAACGAAAAAGAGGAAATCCTCGCGGCGTTAGGCGAACAAACCGCAACTCCATATCTCACCGTCTTTCACACAAGATCGCTCATGAAGAAAGAAAAACTCAGCGACGACGTGATTCTTCTTCCTTCCAAACTCGCGGCGAGAATTTATCCGAGACCGCATCGCGGTTTGGTCTCTTCGATTTCCGGGAACGTCGGAATCGACGAGGACATCGTCTACGCGATCATGCGTCAGGAATCTTTTTTTAAAGAGAACGCGGTTTCGGTTTCCAACGCGAGAGGTCTGATGCAGATCATGGGACCCACCGGAAGGGAACTCGCCAAGAGGATGAATCTGGATTCTTACTCTTTGTTCGATCCGGAGGTTTCGATCGAGATGGGCGCGCGGTTTTTGCGTTATCTCGTCGCGTCGAACGGAAATCTTCAGTGGGCTTCGATCGCCTACAACGGCGGGCCGGGAAATCTCCGCAAATGGAAACGGAATCATTACCACGGGGACTTCAATCATTTCTTGGAAGAACTTCCCGTCAAGGAACCCCGAGACTACTGCAGGATCGTAAGTTCGAACTATTACAACTATCAGAATTTGAGGAAGTATAAGAACCTCTAA
- a CDS encoding tetratricopeptide repeat protein — protein sequence MQILEKEKTNDLWPEITLSSFAEKNFTPEEPPIAEIVLPRRKKNEGPVPRNPEILRLKSKILEYFSGALNKVHSPFSSLRIDLLGEFRFQSDATSPFEEEGLSEREKNLLKIFFEELLDKALEEHQADPEVFQVLESFLLHEQELDEYLALTQVYDQDLPFVVEAKQLLALMGKIEYSESLMNKGSSRFQKFGALWKFGGLQVEDRETIYDLVVTGEEPGLLGLAWLLFKHETTGFRTVFPIERRVLSVIEHLSSEEKESFFKAYSSRHGYLENYFVLKRIRPREYRKAWLEGEKQKNGRSVLLGSLQENILAGQDESLEKRYALLKENHLVYTLSPFELLILLNSTESSNVQKEIGGFSERLPDSYLTRRAKAALLFFKKEYENFLNSLEQCGRFRFSPEMLYLQGLALIEIGRSDEGIGILDSLLLKFPDSDYLRLVLERYKKN from the coding sequence ATGCAAATCCTGGAAAAAGAAAAAACAAACGATTTGTGGCCCGAGATCACTCTCTCTTCGTTCGCGGAAAAAAATTTTACGCCGGAGGAACCTCCGATCGCCGAGATCGTTTTACCCAGACGCAAAAAAAACGAAGGTCCGGTTCCGCGCAATCCTGAAATCCTAAGACTCAAATCCAAAATTTTGGAATATTTTTCCGGCGCTCTCAACAAGGTTCATTCTCCTTTTTCCAGTTTAAGAATCGACTTGCTCGGAGAATTCCGTTTTCAATCCGACGCGACTTCTCCTTTCGAGGAAGAAGGTCTTTCCGAACGCGAAAAAAATCTTCTGAAGATTTTCTTCGAGGAACTTTTGGACAAGGCACTGGAGGAACACCAAGCCGATCCGGAAGTCTTTCAGGTTTTGGAATCCTTTCTTCTGCACGAACAGGAACTCGACGAATATCTCGCACTGACTCAGGTTTACGATCAGGATCTTCCCTTTGTCGTGGAGGCGAAACAGCTTCTCGCGCTCATGGGAAAAATTGAATATTCCGAATCTTTAATGAATAAAGGTTCGTCCCGTTTTCAAAAGTTCGGCGCCCTCTGGAAATTCGGCGGCCTTCAGGTGGAAGATCGGGAAACGATCTACGATCTCGTCGTCACGGGGGAGGAGCCGGGGCTGCTCGGACTTGCATGGCTTCTTTTCAAACACGAGACCACCGGTTTTAGAACCGTGTTCCCCATCGAACGAAGGGTTCTTTCGGTGATCGAACATCTCAGCTCCGAAGAAAAGGAATCCTTTTTTAAGGCGTATTCTTCCCGTCACGGTTATCTGGAGAACTATTTCGTTTTAAAAAGAATCCGTCCCCGCGAATACAGAAAGGCCTGGCTCGAAGGGGAAAAACAGAAAAACGGAAGATCGGTTCTGCTCGGTTCGCTTCAGGAAAATATCCTCGCGGGCCAGGACGAATCCCTCGAAAAACGTTATGCGCTCTTGAAGGAAAATCATCTCGTTTACACTCTCAGTCCTTTCGAACTTCTGATTCTCTTGAACTCCACGGAATCTTCGAACGTGCAGAAAGAAATCGGAGGTTTTTCGGAACGACTTCCGGATTCTTATCTTACGCGCAGGGCGAAAGCCGCGCTTCTCTTTTTCAAAAAGGAATATGAGAACTTTCTAAACTCTTTGGAGCAATGCGGACGTTTCCGTTTTTCTCCCGAAATGCTGTATCTGCAGGGTTTGGCTTTGATCGAGATCGGCCGGTCCGACGAGGGAATCGGAATTTTGGACAGCCTTCTTTTGAAATTTCCGGATTCGGATTATCTGCGTTTGGTTTTGGAACGTTACAAGAAGAATTGA